GCCATTGGCGCTGTTTGGCATGGATCTGCATTGATACCTCAGGTGAAAACAGCTCGCTGCCCGCATAGATCTGTTTATAGTCACGCATAAAGCGTAGCGCCGCTACCATAGTATCTTCGTTGGCTTGATATTGATAATCCGTCCAAAGCGTACAGCCTAAGATTCGCACCTCTCCAATATCAATATACTGGCACTGCAAAAATTGTACGCCCTGCTTTGATTCACTATCATAATTATCCCAAGTCGCCAGCTTTTTATCAAAATGCAGCACGTCTTCATTGAAGTACTCATGATTACCGGCGATAGTGATTAGAGGGACTTGTAAGCGCGCTGCTTGCTCTTGTAGCCATGGCATACCAATATCACTATTGGCAGTATCTCCCGCTACTAGCACGATGTCTGCGTCGGTTTTAGGGATATGCCCTATCGGATGGGATTGACGAACATAACTGTCAATATGTAAGTCACTCAAAATCTGTAATTTCATAGTGGCCAATGTCATTAAATAAACATCAATAGTTTAGCAGCTTTTCACCTATCAACAAAAAGTAAAAAGACAGCGGCTTAGGCTGTCTTTTTACTTTTAAAACCCCACTCTCAACTTCGAAAGTGATTGAAAAAAGAAGAGCATCTCACTAATCTATTGTTTTCGACCAAGAATACAACGGAGTCATGAGATGCCCATAGACGAATTTATCATCAATATCTATTTAATGGTAGAGCAATATTACAAAATAGTCGTTACTGAACCCTTGCGAGGTGCAGGTTACGCGCCAAAGCTGAGTGATCCTGAGATCATTTGCATGGAACTGGTCGGTGAATTTTTAAACCTTGATCAAGACAAACAGATTTGGCAATATTTTACCCAGCACTGGCAAGCCTGGTTTCCAGCCATAGGCTCATATCCTAACTTCGCAAAGCATTGCGCGAATCTGTGGCAAGTCAAACAGCGGATACAAGATAACGTCAGTCAACTTGAGGGCCGTGACAACATCCATTTTATGGATGGTTTTCCGATACCCGTCTGTCATTATGGACGCGCTTATCGGCATAAAAACTATCAAGACTTAGCGGCTTTTAGCTACTGTGCGGCTAAGCAAGAGAGGTACTATGGCTTTGAAGGACATTTGCTTGTTAACTTATCGGGCATGATTAAAGGCTTTACCTTTGCTCCTGCCAATGTTGATGAAAGAGCGGTTGCGCCTGATATTACTGACAATATCTATGGTTTGCTCGGCGCTGATAAAGGGTATATCAGCCCTAGTCTCACTCAGTACTACGACGCTCAAGGAGTGGATTTACAAACGCCACTCAGAGCTAACATGAAAGAGGATAGACCCAAACCTGTGGTAAAACGGCTAATGAAAGCCCGCCGTATCGTTGAAACAGTCATTGGTCAGCTATCAGAACGATTTAATATACAAAGGGTACGAGCAAGAGATTTATGGCATTTGTCTCATCGATTGATTCGTAAAATTCTGTCACATAATCTATGCTTTGTACTCAACAAAAAACTTGGTAACCCGCCACTTCAGTTTGAATTGCTTATTTCAAGTTGAGAGTGGGGTTTTTAAACTGAGTGTTTAGCTTAAATCTTGCATTTTAGCGTTTACATTAAACGTTAAAGGCTTTGAAGTATTAACTGCAACTTAGCCGCAGGATCTGCTGCTTGGGTAATTGAGCGCCCAATGACCAGATAATCAGAGCCATCGTTTAATGCCTGTTTCGGCGTGCAAATACGCTTTTGATCATCAGCGTTGTCGTCTAGCAAGCGAATACCAGGGGTTATTAGCTTAAAGTCTTGACCACATAATGCCTTTAGTGTCTTTGCTTCTTGCGCTGAGCATACCACGCCATCAAGACCTGCTTGCTTGGTCAATTGTGCTAAGCGGCTAACTTGTGCATCTAAGCCGTCGGTGATACCAGTTTGCATGAGTGCTTCATTGTCCATAGACGTTAAGACAGTCACTGCAATCAGTAGCGTGTCAAAATCACTATCTAGTAAGCGCTGCTTTGCCAATGCCATCGCTTCTAGCCCTGCACTGGCATGGACGTTGACCATCCATATACCAAGCTCAGCGGCAGCCAATACTGCTTGTGCGGTGGTATTCGGGATATCATGAAATTTTAAGTCTAAAAAAACTTCAAATTGGCGTTGATGTAGTGCTTTGACTATCTCAGGACCACACCGGGTATACAGCTCTTTACCTACTTTTAATCGGCATAACGCCGGATCTAATTGGTCAGCTAACGCAAGAGAGGCATTCTTTGTCATATTGTCTAATGCAACGATGACAGGAGAATTGATTGCGTTGTTCATTGTTGTGCCTCTTTATATCTGGTTTATCAAATTATAGTATTAAGAATGAGCAGTAAAAACGCATCCTATGAGTTATCAGTAATCGCGTTTTTGTTTGGTCAAACTTGCCCCTTCATGCACATTGACATTGGGATTAGCATTGTTCATTGTCGTATCCTGTACGTTGACCGCTGTCGCCCCATAAACAGCTTCTTCTACAGTGGGTGCATTCGCTTGACGATCAATCACCACATTAGCTTGGGTTATCTGCTCTTGTAAATTGGCATTCGCCTTTTGTAGACGCGATATTTCCCACTTGTTTTGCAAAACACGGAAAATCAGCAATGCTAATAATATACCTATGACGATACCGAGTATCAGGCACAGTATCAATAGCAAACCCAAATTCATCGTAGGCGCTTGTGAAAACAGCAGATTCACGCCAACTTCAGTATTGTTTGCTAATACCAAAGCAAGTGAATAAGCGAAGCTCAAAAATAGCAATACTAATAATAAAATACGCATCAGACGTCTCCTTAGGTTTTTAATAGAACAGACAAATTGATAAAAACTAAGCCATGCTGATTAATAATACTACGTTCTCAAAGATTGGGTATAAATAAGAAAAATTGGCTCATACTTTAGTAGTAGAACGATTTAATATCTTATATTACCTCAATTGGCTTACTGTCCGCCTGCTACTTTTTCATTGACGGCTTCACGTAATGCTTTGCCTGGCTTAAAATGCGGAATAGCCTTGGCAGGTACTGGCACACTTTCACCTGTTTTAGGGTTACGACCCATACGAGCGCGGCGATGATGCAGACAAAAACTGCCAAACCCACGTACTTCTACTCGACCATCATTGGCGAGCGTATGGGTCATCAAATTTAATATTTCGCGTACTGCGTCATCGACAACAGTATCTGTCATCGTGTCACAATTCGTACTCAGATTACTAATGAATTCAGACTTATTAATTGTTTGCTGCATTATCACGCTTGCCTTGTTAATTGATAGATAAGATGATGGAAATAACTAAAACAATAACCACAGAAATT
This window of the Psychrobacter arcticus 273-4 genome carries:
- the pyrF gene encoding orotidine-5'-phosphate decarboxylase, encoding MNNAINSPVIVALDNMTKNASLALADQLDPALCRLKVGKELYTRCGPEIVKALHQRQFEVFLDLKFHDIPNTTAQAVLAAAELGIWMVNVHASAGLEAMALAKQRLLDSDFDTLLIAVTVLTSMDNEALMQTGITDGLDAQVSRLAQLTKQAGLDGVVCSAQEAKTLKALCGQDFKLITPGIRLLDDNADDQKRICTPKQALNDGSDYLVIGRSITQAADPAAKLQLILQSL
- a CDS encoding metallophosphoesterase, which codes for MKLQILSDLHIDSYVRQSHPIGHIPKTDADIVLVAGDTANSDIGMPWLQEQAARLQVPLITIAGNHEYFNEDVLHFDKKLATWDNYDSESKQGVQFLQCQYIDIGEVRILGCTLWTDYQYQANEDTMVAALRFMRDYKQIYAGSELFSPEVSMQIHAKQRQWLKQALITAKALGKKTVVMSHHSISPLSVSEKYANLPSNAAFVSDLSQWMYEDWAPALWVHGHTHEAFDYHIHKTRVIVNPRAYPNEVSSTALAFAWDRVIDIG
- a CDS encoding lipopolysaccharide assembly protein LapA domain-containing protein, with product MRILLLVLLFLSFAYSLALVLANNTEVGVNLLFSQAPTMNLGLLLILCLILGIVIGILLALLIFRVLQNKWEISRLQKANANLQEQITQANVVIDRQANAPTVEEAVYGATAVNVQDTTMNNANPNVNVHEGASLTKQKRDY
- a CDS encoding integration host factor subunit beta: MQQTINKSEFISNLSTNCDTMTDTVVDDAVREILNLMTHTLANDGRVEVRGFGSFCLHHRRARMGRNPKTGESVPVPAKAIPHFKPGKALREAVNEKVAGGQ
- a CDS encoding IS982 family transposase → MPIDEFIINIYLMVEQYYKIVVTEPLRGAGYAPKLSDPEIICMELVGEFLNLDQDKQIWQYFTQHWQAWFPAIGSYPNFAKHCANLWQVKQRIQDNVSQLEGRDNIHFMDGFPIPVCHYGRAYRHKNYQDLAAFSYCAAKQERYYGFEGHLLVNLSGMIKGFTFAPANVDERAVAPDITDNIYGLLGADKGYISPSLTQYYDAQGVDLQTPLRANMKEDRPKPVVKRLMKARRIVETVIGQLSERFNIQRVRARDLWHLSHRLIRKILSHNLCFVLNKKLGNPPLQFELLISS